A genome region from Populus alba chromosome 5, ASM523922v2, whole genome shotgun sequence includes the following:
- the LOC118031718 gene encoding NDR1/HIN1-like protein 13, whose translation MEERVSNESGDKSDEPPLHSTRSPPSGSDLIPKARRFPSRKKSIKHPSPEAIESETYIIQIPKDQIFSTPSPENAIIAERHRLPQKKERSCCNRWLCIIVALILLALIIGILAWTFHILFTPKVPLFTVVNVAVKKPLSTHKKTHPGYQITFETENPNGRLSISYGNKGDATLSYKNHKIGAGKFPEVDQDADSSKSIELGLSGSSGPLPHDVETSIQDKRGKKHVSLSIKMDVPVTMKGLGGIKLRRKEINVVCSFKVSSLGAGKDVLSQKCQSKFK comes from the coding sequence ATGGAGGAGCGGGTCTCAAATGAAAGTGGTGACAAAAGCGACGAGCCTCCTCTCCACAGTACTAGATCCCCACCATCCGGCAGTGACCTTATTCCCAAAGCAAGACGATTCCCATCACGCAAGAAATCCATCAAACACCCATCTCCCGAAGCCATTGAATCTGAAACCTATATTATTCAGATCCCGAAAGATCAAATTTTCAGCACTCCATCACCAGAAAATGCTATAATTGCGGAACGCCACCGCCTTCCACAGAAGAAGGAGAGGTCATGTTGCAACCGTTGGCTGTGCATCATTGTTGCATTGATCTTGCTTGCTCTCATTATTGGCATACTCGCCTGGACATTTCACATTCTTTTTACCCCTAAAGTCCCTCTCTTCACCGTCGTGAATGTTGCTGTCAAAAAACCGCTTTCTACTCATAAGAAAACACATCCTGGGTACCAAATCACATTCGAAACAGAGAACCCAAATGGAAGGTTGAGCATTTCTTATGGTAACAAAGGGGATGCCACGTTATCATACAAGAACCACAAGATTGGTGCAGGAAAATTCCCTGAGGTTGATCAAGACGCTGATAGTTCAAAAAGCATCGAGTTAGGTCTATCTGGCTCAAGTGGACCGTTGCCTCACGACGTTGAAACGAGCATCCAAGACAAAAGGGGGAAAAAACATGTATCATTATCAATAAAAATGGATGTCCCAGTCACAATGAAAGGTCTCGGGGGAATTAAATTACGGCGTAAGGAAATCAATGTTGTTTGTTCTTTCAAGGTGAGCTCTTTGGGGGCAGGTAAGGATGTTCTCTCTCAAAAATGTCAGTCCAAATTCAAGTAG